GATTCTTGGCTGAGGGGATTCCAGACGTGCTGGGAAGTTGATGTGGAGCAACTAAGCTCACAGCTTCCTCCCGCCTCGCCTTCTccactttattttctttaagGGGTGCGGGACGGATTGTTTCAACAGGTTCACTGCAAGTTCAGGCGCAAGGTGCTATTGTTGTgactgtatgtctgtatgtgtatcAGGGGAGCCGCTCTCTTTGTGTGCCTGTTATAATGACTGAAttatttaacaaataaaacaaagccaACTTGTGGTTTGAATTcgcaatatatatatagttttaaCTATACACGCCACTGTCCTTGaggtttttttgtcaaaagaaCTCCAAAATGAGACCTCCCCCCACCCCTTTCATGTCACATCTCATAGACCGTTCATTCATTTTCACACAGTAAAGGTCACGCGCTAAAAAACCCATCCACACTGCTCTCATCTGTTTAGCCTGTTTTTAGCCGTATTGGGCCTGTGGCTGTAAATCAGCCCTTAagcacattcacatcacactaATGCTTTCAGGATCCAGTGTtggctaaaaaaacacacaacagttttACCTATTTGTCAAACGTGCTAATGCGGTTTGACATTCTTTGTTTTACAGGAACGACTATGACTTTGAGAAATAAAGTCCTGGGATTTCTCATCAGTATGAAGCTGCAAACAGCCAAGTTAGCATATAAAGACCGAAAATAGGAAGCGACAGTTCAGACCAAATAGTACTTGAACTTAGTTATACTGAAGAGTGAAAATAATTGAGTGATTTCAGCAATGCATTTCATATACGTATTAAACCACGAAGATGATGCTCAATTCCACCACCAGGGGTAATGTAtgctctgctatatgtgctgcagacagagctgaGGGTCTTACATATAATCGGGTCTGAGCAGAATCTGCCCAACAACACCATTTCCCAAATAACTCAAGAGTCATGAATTATGCACTTTCAGCATATATGCCGCAACTGATATATCTGTAATAGACCAAAatattgtgcatgtgttgttttagtgCTTGGTGCACTTTCCCTAATGATTTCTATAAACACTGCATAGTTTAGAACATTTCTgtgtcagtgaaaacaaaattaTACACACTACAACTACTGTGTGTTAGATCAATTATTATTGGGACATGCCTAAGgaatgctgctgtctgtgactcCACCTCCTCAACTCCTCAGAGTCTAAGAGAACAGAGATGCATCTAACTTGGGCGACTTCTTCCTCCCTTTGAGAAGAGCTACACAGAGGAACAATATTATATCCTGTACATCCAGTACAGTGTGATCCTGTATAATCATGCGACCACACTGGAAAATTAGCATCTAGGGAATagaggcagtggtgttcagtgcCATGGTGTGATTACAGTTTTTCGACTTCAATGTCATCCAACAGCGGAAAAAGACATTTAgactctggaaaaaaaatagtagCACCCTCTTGTAAAAATGCACCGTTAACAAAACAAGCCTGTAAATACAGTCTAATATACTTTGTAGActccataaataaacacactttataTATGTTATTGTATACCATTTAATTGAATTTCCAGTAAGTAGATTAAAGTCCATTAAAACAAGCATGTGCATATAGTTACCGGTACAGTTTTGCACTTTCAGTTAACTATTTACAAAATGTACATATTTAAAATTTGGAGTGTAAATGTACTGGAGTGACTAAAACATTTACCTGTGGGAATCTTGTAACCAGTCTCTCCAGGCTTCCTCAGGTTCCTCAGGATGTGGTCAGAGTGCACATTcaccagccagccagccaaccACAGTACAGACCCTGGAGGCAAAACCAAAAGATGCTTTAGCAAGAGAATTTACTGACAAAAGTCAGACTGCGAAGCTGTGGTTAAAATTTTTGATGAATACTCTTGTTtactcttgttcttctattaGTTAAGACTAAATGGCAGTTTAGTCTGATTATCAGGCTTTAACTACACAGTATAATTTACATACAAACAATGGATGTGATCCATAATATCACTGATGCACATACACGACACATATTTGGCAGGGATTGCTGGCATCCTCAAAGAGGTGTCAGAATGGAATCCAAAGGAAAATCATTGCCAAAATGATAAGGACtgagaataaaaaataacaatttgATTTAACAGCAATTTATAACTCAATTGATGAAccaaatataaacataaatgaCCTTCATCTGATTTTCATTTACTGTTTGGTAAACTggaatttcatttttttaatacaattgTTATGCTTGCTTCTTAAATGATCTCAAATGGCAGGAAATACATGGCTTTAAAGCAACTGGAAGACTCATTCAGTCATGTGTGGTTACTCTCCAGgggcttttcttcttttctgtctcaAGAAATGTTTTTCCTTTACTTTAAGAGGATGAAAGGAGTATGAGAATAAAAGTGGTGCAACTGGGGCATAGTGGGAGATGATCCTCTCATTAAAACCACAGAGAATTTCTCAAAATTATTTCATACTGATCAGCACATGCTGAACTaactaaataaactgcaacAAACTGTAAATGTGGAAAGGCACACACAGAATACCTACCAATAATGAAGCATGGATGTGTAACCCAGTCTGCAGGATAATCAGCATAATGGCTCAGGTATCTGATCTGCATGTAGCCATTAtaaatgcagaaaacaaaagCCAGGGCGAATGAGGCGAAGGGTGTTGGTTTCCCTCCTCGGATTAAAAATGGATATATAAGGGACCTGCAAGAGAGGAAAAATGTTATTAATGaaactttgtttttaattatttgatgGTTAGTACCAGTGATGTGATGTACATCGTGTAATGCATTTTttctatataaaatatatataacagcTGATTAAATAATTACCAGATACCATTATGCTTACTCTTTTCGTAGATCTGCTTGTAATACTAGTTGATCATTAACTGCACACTTCCAGTATCATAGTTTTACTGACCTACCTCTGGACATAGTGGCAGAAATACATGGCAATAAGCAGCTGATTTGGTAGCAGTGAGGTTTTAGCGCAGGATGTCCAAATAACCAGGCACAAAGGCAACAAGAACGCCGGCAGCTCCTGCACGAACCACGCAAACCTCACATTAACTGGAAATCCATATTTACTCGTTGCATATCGTCCGTATGGGACATTTTCAAAAAGCAAAGTAACAAAAGTGCAAGCTGCCATGAAGACCATGAAGTAAGCCATGCAGTTCAAAATGtacagctcctcttcctccgatGAAAAAAGCTTTGACAGGAGAGCATCCATCACGACATACGATTTAATATTAAGAATAATTATtaccaaaaaatgtaaatagtgTACAACTAATTTTCCTACTTCCCGATGTCAATTTTCAGTAGCCACGCGAGGCTAAGAATTGACCAATCACATCTCTTGAACAGATATCACAACGTATCCTGTCAACGAATCAAAATGCTCGGTTTTACTCCGGCTCTATCGCTCTGTCCGGCTCGGACAACCTCCAATGAATATTCATGAATGCTGACAAACTGTCATCAAATTACCAGCTGTAAACAAAGTCGACTATAATTATGTCACTAACAtttaaggaaaaagaaaatgggcGCTTGTTTAATTTTTAAAGCTTCAAATGGAGTCTAACGCAGTTAGATTAAAAATATTATCAAAACGATCGGATAAACAGAATAATTAACGTTTTTGTTTCGTTCATTGTGCAATAATTTTAAATTACACCTACAGcgattatattatttttaaaatatcaaGTGCGAAAacatttcactttatttcaGGCGTATTTTGCGGCCACCCCGAAAGGTCCTGATTCACGTGCGTCAGAGCAGCACGTTCTGAGGATACACAGCAGCCCAGCACTTCATCTTAAAACGCTGAGtacattattttacagtttATCCGGGTTGTAGGTGTCTTTTCTAGGTATATATATCCACCACGTTGTTCCGCAGACTTTTCACAAGAGTTGTCTGCGTTTCCAAAATGGGgaaaagaagcagacagaggcagaaaaacCAGAATGCTGGCCGGGACGACAGAGACAACGCTGTAAGATTCATACTTCTGCTGCTGTACTAGCAAGTTTTGCTAATGTTTTATACTCCGCTACGTCACATGTTACCTAGATGTTTAGAAAAGTGTCGACCATAGTGACGTCGCTTAGCATCTCTAAACCTATGCAGTCATGCTGCTGGGACATAGCTAGGACAGCTTTGCTGTTAGCTACTGGCTATTTTAAAGCCatgtgtgaccaccatttgtcCCATTTAACCATGTTTACCAATTATCTAGATGCAGGATGTATTCTTTGTTGGATTGCCTTTCACTCAGATTGTCCAATGTGCCCTAGCAGACTGGCAGGATTCAAGTCATGCTGTCTGTAGCAGTGTTACCAAAATACTGTGGAACCAAGAACCCGGCACTTTTGCAAAAAAAAGGGCTGTAAAAGTGCTGCTTGTGGATTACTATAGGCtgaaatgacaaacaaaacTCTAATTCTAATACTTTATAACATGCCAAAAAGGTTGCTGTTGTCACTTGTTTGAATGACATTCTATGAGGCGTGTTTGCGTCTTCAGCTTTAACTGTAAACAAAGGCAGCCATAAAAAGGTTTAGAGATATGACCCCTACTTACAACTGCACATTTATTCCAGGGCTGGGGAGCTGGCTATGCTGACATTGTTAAGGAGAACAAACTGTTTGAACACTACTACAAGGAACAGGGCCTGGTACCAGAGGGAGAGTTTGAGCAGTTTATGGAGGCAATGAGGGAACCACTGCCAGCAACCATCCGCATCACTGGATACAAGAGGTGAAGTTGTCTTGTTCATGATCAACACCAGATGCTAGAGGTCATCAAATTAATGTTCTCCTGGCACTGGCAAGTGCAACACTATACATTATACTCTGGGCATTGTATTTGTTACTCAGGAGATCTGTTGGTTTAGGTTGAAATCAAAATTTCCCATCCTTGATAGTTCTGTTATTTCGGCTGCTTAACAGTAAGAACTGGGCTGTTGTGCTTTGGTATTATAATGCTGATAACAAGCTGGATGGTCCCTCCTCATAATATTTGATAGCTTTTCTTGGGTTTTTTGTTTCTAAAACTTGTAAAAATTAGTATAGACTGTGTACTTTATGTATTCACACATACTAAAATGTTATTTAGAATGATTAaattataaaatgttatttttttagccATGCTAAGGAGATCCTCCACTGTCTGAAGGAAAAGTACTTTAAGGATATCCAGGAGCTGGAAATTGATGGCCAGAAGATCGAAGCCCCTCAGCCTCTCAGCTGGTATTATGTGTCATGGTTTTATTGAAATAAAAAGGACTCATGGTTTTAAACTAGAATCTCAATACAGTTTGTGCCTGTTCTCTCCAGGTATCCTGATGAGCAGGCCTGGCACACCAACATGAGCAGGAAGATCATTAGGAAGTCTCCCCTGCTGGAGAAGTTCCACCAATTTCTGGTCAGCGAGACAGAGTCGGTGAGtcacaaataaaaagaaactgaATATTCACTATACATGCCTGTTTATAGAGCTGATCGTGTAACAGGAGCTTTGCATGTTTGAATATAAGTTGTGTTTACCAAATGTACCCATGAAAGAGAGTTGGAAAAAGATGTCAGAAGCCTTCAGAAAAGTAAAGAGATTagcattatttttgtttttttgttcttgcagGGAAACATCAGCCGCCAGGAGGCTGTCAGCATGATCCCCCCTCTGCTCCTGAAGATTGAGCCCCATCACAAGGTAAAAACACTGACCTTTATAATAGTTAAAAAAAGTAGACCTGTCAGTGCTTAAtgcattctgtgtttttcccttttgtgaaacactGTTCTTGAGACTTAAATAGATTTTTGAAACATTTGTTaacatgatgaaaatgatgatgcatgtgttttttgtccAGATCCTGGACATGTGTGCTGCCCCTGGATCAAAGACAGCACAGCTGATTGAGATGCTCCATGCTGATATGGATGTGCCATTTCCAggtaagaaaaaacacatttatacacatttCCAGTTCACGGTTGtatgcatctttttttaaaaatcattctTTTCAATCCACATCAGAGGGATTTGTCATTGCCAATGATGTAGACAACAAGCGCTGCTATTTGCTTGTGCATCAGGCCAAGCGCCTGAACAGCCCCTGCATCATGGTGGTCAACCACGATGCCTCCTGCATCCCTCTGCTACAGGTCGACAAAGATGGCAAGAAGGACATCCTCTTCTATGATCGCATCTTGTGTGATGTGCCCTGCAGGTCAGCAGAACTATCTGGCTTGTGTCTATCACTGATGGACTGTGTTTTGGAATGTGAAAATGTGGTTGATAAGCTCTGTGTGGGTGTTGGGCTGGAGATTTTGTGTGACAGATGGAGATGAGGCTTCACCCTGTCTGTCAAATGTAGAGTGCCTGTCTACAGCTGTCTGTCAAGTGTCTTAGTTTACTCCTGGTTTCAGTGCAAACATGCATCCACATCCACATCCTTCTCCTGAAATCTAGCAACATGTTGTGGCCAAAACAGAACTGCATTAGTTTGCAAATGCTGCCTGAGTTTGGCCAGCTTAAGTGCTGAAGCCAAGAGGGCCCTGCCAAACATAACatggggagagggaggggaggggaagcGGTAATGAAGACcgagggagggaggcagcagTGATGTGAGCAGTCAGCTAAAGCCCGGCGTTTAGACAGTTAGTGCTTTGCAGACGTTTTTTTTGCCCTGTGTTGAGTATCGGGAATCTCTGGTAGTTTGGACCAAATCCAAAAAGTGTCTGACTGGTGCTGGTTTTCTGTCTTCTGCAGTGGTGACGGCACCATGAGGAAGAACATAGATGTGTGGAAGAAATGGACAACAAGCAACAGCCTGCACCTCCATGGGTGAGTGGGGGAGAGCATGTGCTCACACTTGAGCAACAACACAAGAATTCAGGCACTTGAGTGGTAGACCAAATTGACTAAACAACAAGGGAATGGAGTGTGTTCTTTTGGTGCTaattaaattgtgtgtgtgtgttcaccaggCTCCAGCTGCGTATTGCTGTGCGTGGCGTTGAACAGCTGGCTGTGGGAGGGAGAATGGTGTACTCCACCTGTTCACTCAACCCTATAGAGGACGAAGCTGTCATCGCAGCACTGCTGGAGAAAAGTGAAGGTAACAAATGTTCACAGGGTTATATATTATGGGTTTTAACCATTTTTcgtttttagtttagtttttttcttaGTTGCCTGCTTCTTAAATTGTTTAGTGCATTGATCCTGAATGGCCCCTCTTCTCTGCAGTTACTGTGTTTAGTGAAAGGAACCATAGATTAAATATTTGGGGTAAAAACTATTCTCTGGAAAATCATATCAGTATAACTGTGTGCACAGTATACAAGGATGTAGTTTTCAAGGTGTTGGCATTTACAATCGCCAAGTCTCCATATTCCTCCATCCACCTTTCCAGGAGCATTGGAGCTGGCCGAAAGCTCAGCTGATCTGCCAGGGTTGAAGTGGATGCCTGGGGTCACATCCTGGAAGGTACAGAAGCTTTAACACATATTAGTAGTGAGATCTGTAGGTCTGTCTCCTCATTATGTGATCACACAATTCTTTCTGTAGCTGATGACCAAAGAGGGCCAGTGGTACTCGGACTGGTCAGAGGTTCCAAGCAGTCGTCACACACAGATCCGCCCCACCATGTTCCCACCAAAAGACCCAGAGAAACTGGCCGGCATGCATCTGGAGAGATGGTatgtttacacacatacacaaaaatattGAATGGAAAACTTGTTTATCTCCTTGGGCTGCTCTgtattctgtatttatttttctttaatttttctcattgttttattttcctcaaAGAGTTTTGACGGCAGAAAattaaagccacacacacaggtgtagccTTTCCCTTTTCACTGGTGCCAAATTCATTAGTTGAGTAATGTCTTTTTTGGCAGAGCTTTTCACACATGTGCACCGAGTCTGCACGGATGAATACACCTGCACTCTCATGTAATGGTGGATGATGTCATTTCTTCAGCTTCCGCCTTGACTTCTTGTGTtagccagcagagggagctaTTGCCACATGTGTTCGATGCACTCTTTATTAAATGCTTGAAAGAGTTGTGTGTCTTCACATCAGGTGGCAGCATACAGTTCAAGCGATGATTTATGTTTCTATTTTAATGTCAGTATGAGGATTCTGCCACATCACCAAAACACTGGAGGTTTCTTTGTGGCTGTGCTGGTGAAGAAAGCCCCGATGCCTTGGAACAAAAGATATCCCAAGGTACTTCctcataaacacatttaatggATGAGAGATGTTTATGCAGCTTAATAAATGTGGGAAATAGAGCAGAATTCTTTTACGTGGGTATGAGTTTCTGTTGACCCCCACCTTTTTACACATCACTTATCTGCCCAGTCTCACTAACAACAGCTGGGaccttctctgtttttgttcttctaACCTACATCTCCAGGTGAGGAAGGACGTCTCGTCCAGGTCAGGGGCCCAGACTGGAATCTCTCCAGCAGCCTCTACCCCTGCTGACACTCCCTGCCTTCACCCTGAGGAGTCcaagaaggaggtggagggggacgGCCCAGAGGGAAATGTCAATAGGGAGGTAGAGGAGCAGGTACCCAAAGGACCTTCTTTGGCTCAGGAGACCGGGGATAAACAAGATAGGGTGTGTGGGTAAGTCATGCCAGTCTGGTGAGATaataaacaaaggaaaaaactgTTGGCTCTTTAAGAATAACAGAGCTTTGAAtaagaaattattattttaaactcATACAGAATAAAGTGTTGGATAATCCGATGAAATTTAGCatttaataaacacaaacatatcatTTGAGTCTTAAAtgtctctttcttcttccaGGCCTCCCCCCACTAAGAAGATGAAGCTGTTTGGGTATAAAGAAGACCCCTTTGTGTTCCTAACGGAGGATGATCCTGTTTTCACCACTATACAGTAAATGCCTGTTTATTCAGTGTGctttttataaatatttatgtgtaaaaatcatgtttttattctctcCCATGCTTTCTCCAGATCTTTCTACGATATTTCACCCGACTTTCCTAAGCTCAATGTTCTGACCAGGACCCACGAGGGCAAGAAGAGGCATTTGTACATGGTGTCCAAAGAGCTGCGCAATATGCTGCTCAATAACAGTGAGCGCATGAAGGTGTGTGGGTTTCTTTAGGGACAGCAGTTTAAATTATTGTACTCACCAAAAGCTAGGCTGATTATTGATGAAGCATTTCCGTCTGTTAAAAATAGACGTAGGAAATCTATAATCAATTCTTTCCTACAGACGATCTATTTGTATTGATCTGCGTGAAAGTGCTTATCCAAGCGCAGGTTTATTGGCTTTTCATTGATacatcagtttgtgtgtgtgtgtttttgcctgtgTGCATCTGTGGGAGAAGCAGCAAACAGATGGGACCCTCTCCTAGCTCAGatccctctggtcctccacCCTGAACACCTGCACAggtggcactgtgtgtgtgtgtggctcaccGTCTTTGTTCTCCTCGGTGTTTGTAGTCACTCTTGGGTTGAAGCACAGTGAATTGCACGTTTGCATATTATTGCAGCTTCTTGACATAATGAATGGAAAACAAGCTGTTTCTGGTCTTTTTAAGTAGTTTACTTATGTTTTAATAACAGGTAtcacaaaaagtaaaaacagtgaaacagtgtTTTTTGCTGATACTAATATAGGGCTAGTCAACAAAGAAAACCTAGGCCCTTTGAAAGTATCCTTTATTCAGCTGTCTATACATAGTGTCACCAAATCAACTAGTCAGCTGGGCTTATTTAGAGTCTTTAAGCTTGAGTATCTTTGCTTTAACAGTGTAAATCTAAACTGTGTAAGGTATAACAATACATGCATATTTATACCCAATGTGTGTTTGGGTTTTACTATGCAAATCACTGACGGTTGTTTCAGTTCCTGCTGGGACACCAGAGACCCGCTGCAGTATCTTCCACAGTCGCTGCCTTGAGCAAGAGGGTTTGATGTAATTACAAAAACATTAACAGCAATACTACAAGAGTACAAGTTACACAATTAGTCACTGAGTCTAATTTACATTCCCCCCTGTTATTATACTTTGAGAGCTTTTTATTATCtggcatttttattttgtttttgcacagaGCCATAtgctattattttttttcctcaggtcATTAACACAGGGGTGAAGGTGTGGTCTCGCAACAGTGATGGAGAGGAGTTTGGCTGTGCCTTCAGGCTGGCTCAAGAggtaacacgcacacacatgatatgcattttttaaatgtatttaatcatAAAGCCACTTATTAATTGGAAGTTAAATGATTGAAATGCTTGGCTGCACATGAATATTCTTTTTATATGTAAATTAACCTCATGATGTAAAATGATGCGCAGTAAAGTACAAAGGCTGTATTTCTAGGATCCTATGCCCTCCATGTTCTTTGAATGTGTAATACATTTAATTTTATGATCAAACATGCAAGTTGGCATCATTACTGTAGCCACCACTGAGCACTGAGTAACAGGAGCCAGACGGCAGAATTCACACTGATGATaattaattcattttaaatacacaatgtaactgtaaataattcaaatttattcttctattattttttttttcaatcactATTTCTTCTTAGGGTATCTATACTCTTCAGCCATACATTCGCTCCAGGATCATCACTGTGAGTGTGGAAGACATCAAAGTGCTGCTGACTCAGGAGAACCCCTTCCTCAGTAAACTAGAGGACGACGCTCACGCTCAGGCTAAGAAAATAGGTACACAGTATATTTCATTTTGTATCACAAAGCTTTTGAAATGAGCTTTGGAAGAATCCCTTTATTAATCATCACATGTAATATTATTCTCTCCACAGGAATGGGTAGCATTGTGCTGAAGTACATTCCGAACCCAAGGTAATCTGATAAAAtattgtttgtgtctcttattAATTTTTGATAAGGGATGGCCTGGTATGTAGTTTGTTGTGACACTCACCATCTCCCTCTTGTTTTTCAGTAACACAGCAGAGCCACAGTGTCCCATCCAGCTGTGTGGCTGGAGGGGAAAGACGTCCATCCGAGCCTTCGTTCCCCGCAACGAGAGGTTTCATTACCTCCGAATGTTAGGCGTGGAGGTCTTCAGAGACAAACAGGGCCTGGGGCAGAATAGAAGAGATGgagaaaaggaagagaaagagggggtAGAGGATGAGGTAGGAAAGAATGTAGAGGAGGAGAATGGAGCAGCAGAGAATGAGCCGGAGATGGACTTGGAAAACGGCAACGAAGACAGATCATCTGAACTAAAGACATGAGTAACTGAGAGTGCAGAGGAGACAGTCGAGTAAAGGATTGACTGATGACTTAGTGGAGCTCTAAGAGCTGTTAACCAGGTCCAAAACAATGCTGTTTTGTGGTCCTCTACCAGTTTCTTTTTACCACACTGCCAGTACAGAGGGATTCCATCCCACCGAATGATGGACTCTGTTGGGATCTTTCAGTTTTGCGTCAGATTTTTAGTTAAATGGCTTATCCTATTTTATagagatgtgtttttttggctGTTTTAACAAATATATTCCACTTTTACCAGGtggcttcagttttttttcagttgctTGTGTTTTcagaagtttacatttacataattATGGTCTCATTTTTGTACCCATGTAATAAAGCATAAATATGAGTCGTGAAAGGTTCAGTGTCAGCAGTCAGATGATTTCACTTcgaacattttttttgtcttcaaatGTAAAACTATAAATATTCAACTCACAACATGAGTGCTTGGTGTGTAGACCTTTATTTTGATCTTAACTGCACAGGATTGGGCTACATCTCACACAGTTTTAATGCCCATCTTGTTATCAGACGGAAATGCTTCACTATTAATCAAAGTTCTTATGACGATGTATACTGTACATATTTGCAGCATCTTGTCAGCTGTTGGCACGGCAGCATCACTGCACTGGATTGACAGAAATGTCTTCCTCCTGTTTATTACCCAGTCTAGCTGCCATGACAACAACCGTCATGACAACCAGCCCCCTCACCTCTCTCTGGTGACGGAGggaacagaggacagagggaccACAGAGAGCATCCTAAACTCCTGTTTCTCCCCTGTTTTCTTTGCCTGTGTCTCCCATTATTCCTCCTCTTTCCCTGTTTTATTTGATCTGAGACCTCTGAAGTGCACAGGCAGTGAATGTAAGCATTCAGGAGAGCGGCTGTCATGTCAATTCCCTTAGCTTTGGGTATTCAATGACAGAGCTGTTTGCAGAGGTAGACGGGGACAAGTCTGGTACTAGAAGAATCAGTGGTTGGGTTACATGCTATGATTCAGTGGGGGCGTGAAACTCCTTGGCGTAGGGAGGGCTAGCATGTAACAGATACTTTATAGTGAAGGCAAGGTCGGCAAGGCGGGTGGGAGCACTGTATATGGAGTCAGTCAAGGATGAACAAGTGGAGCAAAATGCTCCATCTTTTTCTAACACAGTAGAGGACAGTGCATGGAAATGGAAATGATAAAGCACTGCGAGGATGAGGACTGGATAGGAGGTTTGGAGAAAGGGTGGctatgaataaattaaattgaaCAGATAGGGAAAGGCAAAAAGTTGTGACTGAGTCACTGGGCTgtctgtgtgggagtgtgtgaaAAATGTTAGAGGCTAACTTTTAAAATGTGGTTCACTAAATGGAATATATGTCCTTAAATGTTCAAGTATCAAAGTCAGTCATTTATTTACTTTGGATTACTTCAACATTAAGTTATTGCAAAAGATTGACTTTTTCATTCATCTTTATTTTTCCAAGTTAGAGTGAAAACCAGTAAACAGgataaaaaaatcatcagctaagcctgtgttgatgtgtgtagATTTGACAGTGAGTGATACCCTCAGCCTTTTAGCTTCAACGTTTACTACCATCCTACTAATGCTAGTAATAACATTAACTGCACAGATAGACATGCATTAACTTTATGTCTTCTTTCTCCTTTGCTGCCCCTCATCCCttcccctctcccctcctccagcCTTATTCTCTAGTCAGTTGGATCTTCATCCGAGTCCTTGTCTCTAACTGTATTCATGCCACTCACTTTCTCTTTCCATTTTGATTATCTTACGTCCTGGAAAAGCTCAGGCACTAAAAATGTTCTCAAACTGTCATCTCAATTTAAGCTGGTGCTTTTAGTTCTCCCTCAATACACTAATTTTATtggtgcattgttttttttactccccAAGATTAATCATACACTGAGATATTAGTCTTTTTACAACCAAAATTGTAATTCCTCTGGTTATTTCCCCACATTCTCATATCTCTAGTAAAGGTGATACCATTTATTAAACATTTCT
This region of Parambassis ranga chromosome 2, fParRan2.1, whole genome shotgun sequence genomic DNA includes:
- the srd5a1 gene encoding 3-oxo-5-alpha-steroid 4-dehydrogenase 1; its protein translation is MDALLSKLFSSEEEELYILNCMAYFMVFMAACTFVTLLFENVPYGRYATSKYGFPVNVRFAWFVQELPAFLLPLCLVIWTSCAKTSLLPNQLLIAMYFCHYVQRSLIYPFLIRGGKPTPFASFALAFVFCIYNGYMQIRYLSHYADYPADWVTHPCFIIGSVLWLAGWLVNVHSDHILRNLRKPGETGYKIPTGGMFQYVSGANFLGEITEWAGFALAGHSVQSASFALFTTVVLTSRAVAHHKWYLAKFDDYPKSRKALIPLLF
- the nsun2 gene encoding RNA cytosine C(5)-methyltransferase NSUN2 → MGKRSRQRQKNQNAGRDDRDNAGWGAGYADIVKENKLFEHYYKEQGLVPEGEFEQFMEAMREPLPATIRITGYKSHAKEILHCLKEKYFKDIQELEIDGQKIEAPQPLSWYPDEQAWHTNMSRKIIRKSPLLEKFHQFLVSETESGNISRQEAVSMIPPLLLKIEPHHKILDMCAAPGSKTAQLIEMLHADMDVPFPEGFVIANDVDNKRCYLLVHQAKRLNSPCIMVVNHDASCIPLLQVDKDGKKDILFYDRILCDVPCSGDGTMRKNIDVWKKWTTSNSLHLHGLQLRIAVRGVEQLAVGGRMVYSTCSLNPIEDEAVIAALLEKSEGALELAESSADLPGLKWMPGVTSWKLMTKEGQWYSDWSEVPSSRHTQIRPTMFPPKDPEKLAGMHLERCMRILPHHQNTGGFFVAVLVKKAPMPWNKRYPKVRKDVSSRSGAQTGISPAASTPADTPCLHPEESKKEVEGDGPEGNVNREVEEQVPKGPSLAQETGDKQDRVCGPPPTKKMKLFGYKEDPFVFLTEDDPVFTTIQSFYDISPDFPKLNVLTRTHEGKKRHLYMVSKELRNMLLNNSERMKVINTGVKVWSRNSDGEEFGCAFRLAQEGIYTLQPYIRSRIITVSVEDIKVLLTQENPFLSKLEDDAHAQAKKIGMGSIVLKYIPNPSNTAEPQCPIQLCGWRGKTSIRAFVPRNERFHYLRMLGVEVFRDKQGLGQNRRDGEKEEKEGVEDEVGKNVEEENGAAENEPEMDLENGNEDRSSELKT